In Cyanobium sp. WAJ14-Wanaka, a single genomic region encodes these proteins:
- a CDS encoding leucine zipper domain-containing protein — MHTHANARLTQKGRLRLVSQHLNDHRPLAELAAEAGISLRCDYKWLARYRSGGQPSLADRRSVRRTQRRTLDPNRLQRAVELRLQRLHLRHIAQLLVTPLSTVARSLNRLGLGRLRNLEPKPVVQRYERQTPGDLIHIDVKKLARFRKVGHRITGNRQQGRSKGVGYDPIDAVIDDATRLAYVEVLADEQQATAIGFLSRSVAWFTGQGVECHQVMSDNGSAYISKNFGKACSVLKLKHIRTRPYTPRTNGRPSGLSRPSARNGPMPCRSRTPRSGTPGYPLPIDLKPDQETLSPRQPIP, encoded by the coding sequence ATGCATACACACGCTAATGCCCGTCTGACGCAGAAGGGCAGGCTGCGATTGGTTTCTCAACACCTCAACGACCATCGCCCCCTGGCAGAACTGGCCGCAGAAGCAGGGATTTCTCTGCGCTGTGACTACAAGTGGCTGGCCCGCTACCGCTCTGGTGGTCAACCCTCGCTGGCGGATCGACGCAGTGTTCGCCGCACCCAGCGGCGGACGCTCGATCCGAACCGCCTCCAGCGCGCCGTGGAGCTGCGCCTTCAGCGGCTGCACCTGCGTCATATCGCCCAACTGCTGGTTACACCCCTCTCCACCGTGGCAAGGAGCCTGAACCGCCTGGGCCTGGGGCGGTTGCGGAACCTAGAGCCCAAACCTGTGGTGCAGCGTTATGAGCGCCAGACGCCGGGCGACCTGATTCACATCGACGTCAAGAAACTGGCCCGCTTCCGCAAGGTGGGTCACCGCATCACCGGCAACCGGCAGCAGGGGCGTTCCAAAGGCGTCGGCTACGATCCGATAGACGCGGTCATCGACGACGCCACGCGGCTCGCCTATGTGGAGGTTCTTGCTGATGAGCAGCAAGCCACTGCGATCGGCTTCCTGAGCCGCTCCGTGGCCTGGTTCACCGGCCAGGGCGTCGAGTGCCATCAGGTGATGAGCGACAACGGTTCGGCCTACATCTCCAAGAACTTTGGTAAGGCCTGCAGCGTCCTCAAGCTCAAGCACATCCGCACCAGGCCCTACACGCCTCGCACGAACGGCAGGCCGAGCGGTTTATCCAGACCCTCTGCAAGAAATGGGCCTATGCCATGCCGTTCCAGGACTCCCAGGAGCGGAACGCCTGGCTACCCGTTACCTATCGATCTAAAACCGGATCAGGAAACACTCAGCCCTCGGCAGCCGATCCCCTAA
- a CDS encoding class I SAM-dependent methyltransferase — protein sequence MSQHRCRHCGSPLGHTVIDLGHQPPSNAYLSREQLALPEITYPLQVFVCTSCWLVQLPAHASAEELFTADYAYFSSTSSSWCAHAERFVEAAVARLDLGPQSLVVELASNDGYLLQYVQQRGIPCLGIEPTQATAAAAREKGITTIERFFGVELASDLKQADLVVANNVLAHVPDINDFVAGIARMLKPSGRASIEFPHLLRLLAGNQFDTIYHEHYSYLSLKVVQLIAAARRLEVVDVEQLATHGGSLRVWLAYGGTAQPTAAVAEVLALEAEAGLESIEAYAGFQQRAEAAKHGLLEFLLQAKRQGKRVLGYGAAAKGNTLLNYAGISSDLLAAVADRATSKQNKYLPGSHIPVISPEQLAAQKADALLVLPWNLIEELREHLAGIELVTAIPELQHWAGYRGDVHKVDSRRLNEKPMITEM from the coding sequence ATGAGCCAGCACCGCTGCCGCCATTGCGGCTCACCCCTAGGTCACACGGTGATCGACCTGGGCCACCAGCCGCCCAGCAACGCCTATTTGAGCCGGGAGCAGCTGGCACTGCCAGAGATTACCTATCCGCTGCAGGTGTTTGTGTGCACTAGCTGCTGGCTGGTGCAGCTGCCAGCCCATGCATCGGCCGAGGAGCTATTCACTGCCGACTACGCCTATTTTTCGAGCACATCTAGCAGTTGGTGCGCCCACGCCGAGCGGTTTGTGGAGGCTGCGGTGGCGCGGCTGGATCTGGGCCCCCAAAGCTTGGTGGTGGAGCTGGCCTCAAACGATGGCTACCTGCTCCAATACGTGCAGCAACGAGGTATCCCCTGCCTGGGCATCGAGCCCACCCAGGCCACGGCAGCAGCGGCCCGGGAGAAGGGGATCACCACCATTGAGCGGTTCTTTGGGGTGGAGCTGGCGAGCGACCTGAAGCAGGCCGATCTGGTGGTGGCCAACAACGTGCTGGCCCACGTGCCTGACATCAACGATTTTGTGGCCGGTATTGCCAGGATGCTGAAACCCAGCGGCCGCGCCTCCATTGAGTTTCCCCACCTGCTGCGGCTGCTGGCAGGCAACCAGTTCGACACGATCTACCACGAGCACTACAGCTACCTGAGCCTCAAGGTGGTGCAGCTGATCGCCGCAGCGCGCAGGCTGGAGGTGGTGGATGTGGAGCAGCTGGCCACCCATGGCGGCAGCCTGCGGGTGTGGCTGGCCTATGGGGGCACGGCGCAGCCAACTGCAGCGGTGGCGGAGGTTTTGGCACTTGAGGCGGAAGCCGGCCTGGAATCGATCGAGGCCTATGCCGGTTTCCAGCAGCGGGCCGAGGCGGCCAAGCACGGTCTGCTGGAGTTTCTGCTGCAGGCCAAACGCCAAGGAAAACGGGTGTTGGGTTATGGCGCAGCAGCTAAAGGCAACACCCTGCTCAACTACGCCGGTATCAGCTCAGACCTGCTAGCTGCCGTGGCTGATCGGGCCACCAGCAAGCAGAATAAATACCTACCTGGCAGCCATATTCCAGTGATAAGCCCAGAGCAACTGGCTGCTCAGAAAGCTGATGCCCTGCTGGTGTTACCCTGGAATCTGATAGAGGAGTTGCGAGAGCATCTTGCTGGGATTGAGCTGGTAACTGCAATTCCTGAACTGCAACATTGGGCTGGGTATCGCGGAGACGTGCACAAGGTAGATTCTCGGCGTTTGAACGAAAAGCCAATGATTACTGAGATGTAG
- the rfbG gene encoding CDP-glucose 4,6-dehydratase has translation MNPAFWQGRRVLLTGHTGFKGSWLALWLAQLGAEVHGVALAPETTPGLFDQLDLAPRLAGHHLLDLADAAGLAAIAAEVQPEVVLHLAAQPLVRRSYADPLGTWATNVQGSLHLLEALKPLQHPCVVVMVTTDKVYANQEWDYGYREDDRLGGHDPYSASKAAAEIAIASWRASFCGDGSHQTPHLAIATARAGNVIGGGDWADDRIVPDAMRALAAGEPIALRNPQATRPWQHVLEPLGAYLLLAEKLAGQLAVAHGPANPYTSAFNFGPALEANRSVQALIEEALLHWHGSWRDFSDPNAPHEAGRLHLQIDKAHHQLGWRPHWTFAITVARTVNWYRAVQEGASPLECCLADLETYQMDRVDGH, from the coding sequence CTGAATCCAGCCTTTTGGCAAGGCCGGCGCGTGTTGCTCACGGGTCACACCGGCTTCAAGGGCAGCTGGCTGGCCCTCTGGCTCGCCCAGCTCGGAGCTGAGGTGCATGGGGTGGCACTGGCGCCAGAAACCACGCCAGGCCTATTTGATCAGCTCGATTTGGCCCCCCGGCTGGCGGGCCATCACCTGCTTGATCTGGCCGATGCTGCTGGCCTGGCGGCAATCGCTGCTGAGGTGCAGCCTGAAGTTGTGCTGCATCTGGCCGCCCAGCCCCTGGTGCGCCGCAGCTACGCCGATCCCTTGGGCACCTGGGCCACCAATGTGCAGGGTTCGCTGCACCTGCTCGAGGCCCTCAAACCGCTGCAGCATCCCTGCGTGGTGGTGATGGTGACCACCGACAAGGTGTACGCAAACCAGGAATGGGATTACGGCTATCGCGAGGATGATCGTCTCGGCGGCCATGATCCGTACAGCGCCAGCAAGGCTGCAGCTGAGATCGCCATCGCCAGCTGGCGGGCCAGTTTTTGCGGTGATGGCAGCCACCAAACCCCCCATCTGGCGATCGCCACAGCCCGGGCCGGCAACGTGATCGGCGGCGGCGATTGGGCAGACGACCGGATCGTGCCCGATGCCATGCGTGCACTTGCAGCGGGCGAGCCCATAGCGCTCCGCAACCCCCAGGCCACCCGACCCTGGCAGCACGTGCTCGAGCCCCTTGGTGCCTACCTGTTGCTGGCCGAGAAACTGGCCGGTCAATTGGCTGTGGCCCATGGGCCGGCCAACCCCTACACCAGTGCCTTCAACTTTGGTCCGGCGCTGGAGGCCAACCGCAGCGTGCAGGCCCTGATTGAGGAGGCCCTGCTGCATTGGCATGGCAGCTGGCGGGATTTCTCCGATCCCAATGCCCCCCATGAAGCTGGTCGCCTGCACCTGCAGATCGATAAAGCCCACCACCAACTCGGCTGGCGGCCCCACTGGACCTTTGCCATCACCGTGGCGCGCACGGTGAACTGGTATCGAGCCGTGCAGGAGGGGGCTAGTCCCCTGGAGTGTTGCCTGGCCGATTTAGAGACCTATCAAATGGACCGCGTCGATGGCCACTGA
- a CDS encoding dTDP-4-dehydrorhamnose 3,5-epimerase family protein: protein MATESRPTPIAGVIELVGQPFADQRGAFLNAFRAQEPVFAEAWGDRATAQVNISRTEAVGSVRGLHLQANPHAEAKLVRCLRGRVWDVAVDLRPGSASFGQWHGVELSAAASNALLIAEGCAHGFQVLEASSELLYLHSGAWVPEAETGVRFDDAQLAISWPLPPQGMSERDLQLPTLKFFP from the coding sequence ATGGCCACTGAATCTCGCCCAACCCCCATCGCCGGTGTGATCGAGCTGGTGGGCCAGCCCTTCGCTGATCAACGTGGGGCCTTCCTCAATGCCTTCCGCGCCCAGGAGCCGGTCTTTGCCGAGGCCTGGGGCGATCGCGCCACTGCCCAGGTGAATATCAGCCGCACAGAAGCGGTGGGCAGTGTGCGGGGCCTACACCTGCAGGCCAATCCCCATGCAGAAGCCAAGCTGGTGCGCTGCCTGCGGGGCCGGGTGTGGGATGTGGCGGTGGATCTGCGGCCAGGCTCAGCCAGCTTTGGCCAATGGCATGGCGTGGAACTTTCTGCAGCCGCATCCAACGCCCTGCTTATCGCAGAGGGCTGTGCCCATGGCTTTCAGGTGCTGGAAGCCAGCAGTGAGTTGCTTTATCTGCATTCCGGAGCCTGGGTGCCAGAAGCTGAAACCGGCGTGCGCTTTGATGACGCCCAGTTGGCCATCAGTTGGCCGTTGCCGCCCCAGGGCATGAGCGAGCGGGATTTGCAGTTGCCAACCCTTAAATTTTTCCCATGA
- the rfbF gene encoding glucose-1-phosphate cytidylyltransferase produces the protein MKAVILAGGLGTRLSEETHLKPKPMVEVGGKPILWHILKIYSYFGINEFIICCGYKGYLIKEYFANYFLHTSDVTFHMDKDNYMEVHERKSEPWKVTLVDTGEMSNTGGRLGRVRPYLDGSSFCFTYGDGLADVDVGALIGHHQNHGRQATLTAVQPPGRYGALHLDGDAVSQFQEKPDGDNAWINGGFFVLEPEALDRIAGDATSWEGDVLPQLAAASQLSAYRHKGFWQPMDTLRDRTRLEELWANGQAPWKLW, from the coding sequence ATGAAAGCCGTAATCCTCGCCGGCGGCCTCGGCACTCGTCTATCTGAAGAAACCCACCTAAAACCCAAGCCAATGGTGGAAGTGGGCGGCAAGCCAATCCTGTGGCACATTCTCAAGATCTATAGCTATTTTGGCATCAATGAGTTCATCATCTGCTGCGGCTATAAGGGCTATCTAATCAAGGAGTATTTCGCCAATTATTTTCTACACACCAGTGATGTCACCTTCCATATGGATAAAGACAACTACATGGAGGTGCATGAGCGAAAAAGTGAACCCTGGAAGGTGACGCTGGTGGACACCGGTGAAATGAGTAACACCGGAGGACGTCTGGGCCGGGTGCGCCCCTATCTAGATGGCAGCAGCTTCTGCTTCACCTATGGCGATGGCTTGGCAGATGTGGATGTTGGAGCCCTGATTGGCCATCACCAGAACCATGGCCGCCAGGCCACGCTTACGGCGGTGCAGCCGCCGGGGCGCTATGGGGCGCTGCATTTGGACGGTGATGCGGTGAGCCAGTTTCAGGAGAAGCCCGATGGCGATAACGCCTGGATCAACGGCGGTTTCTTTGTGCTGGAGCCAGAGGCGCTGGATCGAATCGCTGGCGATGCCACCAGCTGGGAAGGGGATGTGTTGCCCCAGCTGGCGGCGGCAAGCCAGCTGAGTGCCTACCGGCATAAAGGCTTCTGGCAACCGATGGACACCCTGCGCGACCGCACCCGCCTTGAGGAGCTCTGGGCCAATGGCCAGGCCCCCTGGAAGCTGTGGTGA
- a CDS encoding NAD(P)-dependent oxidoreductase, with protein MTTIHLLGSEGFIGRAIQREAADTCLHCWSHLNSDSEHHFDLLDPSTWQTLLNRQPTHAILLSWPGLPNYQEPFHVTRNLPACLDLIEQLVASGLQRLVVAGTCYEYGMQNGPLKEDQLTDPVNCYAIAKDSLRRVITSRLNKQEVQWCWIRIFYPFGTGQNPNSLLPSLQGAIDQHDPEFAMSSGRQVRDFVPVDQVAKLLLKLSNHPYAQGIYNCGSGNPVSLRELAEEQITNSLSSIVLKLGGYPDRQDEPLAYWADTSKIDLLS; from the coding sequence ATGACAACTATTCATCTTCTGGGTAGTGAAGGTTTCATAGGACGCGCCATTCAGCGTGAGGCGGCGGATACCTGCCTGCATTGTTGGAGTCATCTCAATTCAGATTCAGAGCACCATTTTGATCTGCTCGATCCCTCCACTTGGCAGACTTTGCTAAATCGACAGCCAACGCATGCCATCTTGTTGAGCTGGCCAGGCCTTCCTAATTATCAAGAACCTTTTCATGTAACCCGTAATTTGCCGGCTTGTCTCGATTTAATTGAGCAGCTGGTAGCGTCAGGCCTCCAGCGTCTTGTAGTAGCTGGAACGTGCTACGAATATGGGATGCAGAATGGACCTTTGAAAGAAGATCAGCTAACGGATCCTGTTAACTGCTACGCAATTGCAAAAGACAGCCTGCGCAGGGTCATTACTAGCCGCCTTAACAAACAAGAAGTTCAATGGTGTTGGATTCGCATTTTTTACCCTTTTGGCACAGGACAAAATCCCAATTCATTGCTGCCATCCTTACAGGGTGCAATTGATCAACACGATCCGGAATTTGCAATGAGCTCTGGTCGTCAAGTTCGTGATTTTGTTCCAGTAGATCAAGTTGCCAAGCTTCTCCTGAAGCTTTCTAATCATCCATATGCTCAAGGGATTTACAATTGCGGCTCAGGGAATCCAGTTTCATTGAGAGAATTAGCCGAAGAACAAATAACTAACTCTCTCTCTTCAATAGTTCTGAAGCTTGGAGGTTATCCTGATAGGCAAGATGAGCCCCTTGCCTATTGGGCAGATACAAGCAAAATCGACCTTTTAAGCTGA